In Maridesulfovibrio ferrireducens, one DNA window encodes the following:
- a CDS encoding HD-GYP domain-containing protein — MSSQAKQDNLIPEEYLQISSNIVSTFGNRTPVSLCIYDEEFSRVAPLFPKETRLTPKKKEQMIKQCLEGNLFITKDDYAGLAGHISQNLGALLTEHYLDETAAAEIFYSGILEKVRSFYSNPITETLDQLKAVLAIFSEYVWVDRNRWSYFFNTLRRENDLCCHSVNTLFVGTAVYLKTVHKGDEKLELNSLGLGLILHDIGMTQIPAALMTKNGPFLYKEKQRMQEHVDIAEKMINRLEIKDEMVRSCILDHHERLDGSGYPRGRRTESISTETKVCSVADAFCAMISKRWHRNGINPILAAIVLTESSKRYDKNLTSALVSFIISNNPEMQTLIKDREKMQQLRALALKQCD; from the coding sequence ATGAGCAGTCAGGCTAAACAAGACAATTTGATTCCAGAAGAATATCTGCAAATAAGCTCCAATATTGTCAGCACATTCGGAAATAGGACACCTGTCTCATTATGTATATATGATGAAGAGTTTTCGAGAGTTGCTCCTCTCTTTCCTAAAGAAACAAGGCTCACTCCCAAAAAGAAAGAACAAATGATCAAACAGTGTCTTGAAGGAAACCTTTTTATTACCAAAGATGACTATGCAGGGCTTGCTGGACACATTAGCCAAAACCTTGGAGCATTGCTCACTGAACACTATCTGGATGAAACTGCTGCTGCTGAAATTTTTTATTCCGGTATATTAGAAAAAGTACGATCTTTTTATAGCAATCCAATAACTGAAACCCTTGATCAACTAAAAGCAGTTCTAGCTATTTTTAGTGAATATGTGTGGGTAGACAGAAATCGATGGTCATATTTTTTTAATACATTACGAAGAGAAAATGACCTTTGCTGTCATTCAGTTAATACTTTGTTCGTTGGTACGGCAGTATACCTTAAAACAGTACACAAAGGAGACGAAAAGCTTGAACTCAACTCACTTGGATTAGGCTTAATTTTACACGACATAGGCATGACTCAAATCCCCGCAGCACTTATGACCAAAAACGGACCTTTCTTGTATAAAGAAAAACAACGAATGCAAGAACATGTTGATATCGCAGAAAAAATGATTAACCGTCTGGAGATAAAAGACGAAATGGTGAGATCCTGCATTCTTGACCATCATGAACGATTAGACGGAAGCGGCTATCCAAGAGGTCGACGAACTGAGTCAATCTCAACTGAAACGAAAGTATGTAGCGTTGCAGACGCCTTTTGCGCCATGATATCCAAAAGATGGCATAGAAACGGAATAAACCCGATTCTTGCAGCTATAGTTCTGACTGAAAGCAGTAAGCGCTATGACAAAAATCTTACATCCGCATTAGTCTCATTTATTATTTCAAATAATCCAGAAATGCAGACCTTAATAAAGGATAGAGAAAAAATGCAACAGTTAAGAGCTTTAGCATTAAAACAGTGTGATTAA
- a CDS encoding substrate-binding periplasmic protein, whose amino-acid sequence MTFFLYAHTNACAQGVVTVGFASFPPWMILDEGKFEGFDCDLVRGVFKHMGLKVKFVSVSFDSSLDQLKSGEIDVLTSMLFRNERNDYIRYVSPPYKTKSIKSFYVKKGAENKINRYIDLVGLRVGVKKGAKYFPTFDLDDRVVRVFYGTTAEVFEGLVKGEVQVVISTDSVGNYFIKNMGLDSYVEECGFKYKPKLMPVYIGVSRKSPLAERADEIGAVIRYLQNSGEIERLAKKYSVKLN is encoded by the coding sequence ATGACGTTTTTTTTATATGCTCATACCAACGCATGCGCACAGGGTGTTGTTACTGTTGGTTTTGCGTCCTTTCCGCCTTGGATGATTCTTGATGAAGGGAAATTTGAAGGTTTTGATTGTGACTTGGTTCGAGGTGTTTTTAAACATATGGGATTAAAAGTAAAATTTGTTTCCGTGTCTTTCGATAGCAGCCTTGATCAATTAAAATCCGGCGAGATAGATGTTCTTACTAGTATGTTGTTTAGAAATGAAAGGAATGATTATATACGGTATGTTTCACCTCCATATAAAACTAAATCTATAAAAAGTTTTTATGTTAAAAAAGGGGCAGAAAATAAGATTAACCGTTATATCGATTTAGTCGGTTTAAGAGTCGGAGTGAAAAAGGGGGCAAAATATTTTCCGACGTTCGATCTTGATGACAGAGTGGTGAGGGTTTTTTATGGAACAACCGCTGAAGTCTTCGAAGGTTTGGTAAAAGGAGAGGTTCAAGTTGTTATTTCTACCGATTCGGTTGGGAACTATTTTATAAAGAATATGGGGCTGGATTCTTATGTTGAAGAATGCGGTTTTAAATATAAGCCGAAACTTATGCCTGTTTATATAGGCGTTTCTCGTAAATCTCCGTTGGCTGAAAGGGCTGATGAGATTGGTGCAGTGATACGTTATTTGCAAAATTCTGGAGAAATCGAACGGCTGGCTAAAAAATATTCAGTTAAGCTCAATTAG
- a CDS encoding chloride channel protein: MSRPEHTPLLQSFLHKRMPAKNALLIIAAIVVGVCSALAAIALNAALEFFNQLRMDNSDHWWIFILPALGASAAIILSKNIFKESGGHGVGEVIAKVGLKQGILRPISIISALVTSLLTIASGGSAGPEAPVVVSGSSMGSNLSRLLKMSGQSRMTLIGCGAAGSISAIFNAPVTGMIFAVEIILGEWTPYNLVPIAISSVVATQTSRFLEGNVIPFSEQFPPMGFADLGITILLAVLTALISVAFVRSIRQVGSLSASISSIPWLKAALGGLAVGLVGLFFPLALGEGYKSIRMAIHGTFPPGITFIAILVLARVLTTSLTLGSGGLGGIFAPCLVIGSTFGVFFHRTLSTIIPDGWITGEAAYVMLGMAGVLSGVMQAPLTSVFLVLEITNSYQAVMHIMAVTFISSMLTHAFEPSSFYFKDLVEKGQLLRPKTDEKILADINPEKLICKNLTEVCPQMPVIDFLNVLKNTNQTHIPIIDSDTKEFMGMIDVASARSSILDPEHQHSNISEVATDKNTPKVENGMGTAEILEIMNKSGKRTLPVMKNGTFMGFITKEDILSAYRGEMKNYESCDNLF, from the coding sequence ATGAGTAGACCTGAACACACTCCGCTCTTACAGAGCTTTCTGCATAAAAGAATGCCCGCTAAAAATGCTCTCTTGATCATTGCCGCGATTGTCGTGGGGGTATGTTCGGCGTTGGCTGCGATAGCCCTGAATGCGGCGTTGGAATTCTTTAATCAGCTCAGAATGGATAATTCTGATCACTGGTGGATATTCATTCTTCCAGCTCTTGGCGCGTCTGCTGCAATAATTCTGAGTAAAAACATTTTTAAAGAATCCGGAGGACACGGAGTAGGAGAAGTCATCGCCAAGGTAGGCCTCAAGCAGGGAATACTTCGGCCTATATCCATCATAAGCGCTCTCGTTACCAGTCTGCTTACAATTGCCAGCGGAGGCTCTGCCGGACCGGAAGCCCCTGTTGTTGTTAGCGGGTCTTCAATGGGTTCCAACTTATCCAGACTTTTAAAAATGAGCGGTCAATCGAGGATGACTCTTATCGGATGCGGAGCCGCCGGATCAATTTCAGCGATATTCAACGCCCCTGTTACAGGGATGATTTTTGCTGTTGAGATTATTCTTGGAGAATGGACTCCTTACAACCTTGTACCGATTGCTATTTCTTCCGTTGTTGCCACGCAAACATCCAGATTTCTAGAAGGAAATGTTATTCCTTTCAGTGAACAATTTCCCCCGATGGGCTTCGCAGACTTAGGAATAACAATATTATTGGCGGTACTCACAGCCCTGATATCTGTCGCGTTTGTAAGATCAATACGACAAGTAGGTTCCCTGTCAGCGTCGATCAGCAGCATTCCGTGGCTGAAAGCAGCACTGGGCGGACTTGCTGTCGGCTTAGTCGGACTGTTCTTCCCTCTAGCCCTCGGAGAAGGATACAAATCCATCAGGATGGCAATTCACGGGACTTTCCCGCCGGGCATAACTTTCATAGCTATATTGGTACTAGCCAGAGTATTAACAACGTCATTGACGCTGGGCAGCGGAGGACTTGGTGGTATATTTGCCCCATGCCTAGTCATAGGATCTACCTTTGGTGTTTTTTTTCACCGCACTTTATCTACAATAATACCGGATGGATGGATTACAGGCGAGGCCGCATACGTAATGCTCGGCATGGCAGGAGTTCTAAGTGGAGTGATGCAGGCTCCTTTAACGAGTGTCTTTCTAGTTTTAGAGATCACCAACAGCTATCAGGCTGTTATGCACATCATGGCCGTCACATTTATATCCTCAATGCTCACCCACGCATTTGAACCGTCCTCCTTCTACTTCAAAGATCTCGTGGAAAAAGGGCAACTGCTAAGACCTAAAACTGATGAAAAAATATTAGCCGACATCAACCCTGAAAAGCTTATCTGCAAAAATTTAACAGAAGTTTGTCCGCAAATGCCTGTAATAGATTTTTTAAATGTCCTCAAAAACACAAACCAGACCCACATCCCGATTATCGACAGTGATACAAAAGAGTTTATGGGTATGATTGATGTAGCTTCTGCAAGGTCTTCAATTTTAGATCCGGAACATCAACACAGTAACATAAGTGAAGTAGCAACGGATAAGAACACCCCGAAAGTAGAAAATGGAATGGGAACTGCTGAAATTCTGGAAATAATGAATAAAAGTGGCAAAAGGACATTGCCTGTAATGAAAAATGGAACCTTCATGGGGTTTATAACAAAGGAAGATATTCTTTCCGCTTATCGTGGAGAAATGAAAAATTATGAAAGCTGTGACAACTTATTCTAA
- a CDS encoding NupC/NupG family nucleoside CNT transporter, giving the protein MIQSIFGLFGLMVIAWAVSENKRHIRFKSVAIGLLLQIAVATMMLKIPAFSNAMMSLNHAVEALQQATEAGTSFLFGYLGGGPLPFSEISPGASWTLAFRALPLILVVSSLSALLFYWRIIPIIVKAFCFILQKTMNIGGALGLGVAANIFVGMVEAPIIIGPYVKSMSRSELMTLMVSGMATISGTVLVLYASILNPVLPGAIGHILTASIISAPAAILIAQLMVPETTDTLAGNGVNITSSASSSMDAITKGASDGVKLLITVVALLLVLIALVSLANQILNFFPNIYGEPLTLQRILSFIMWPIVWLMGIPASEASTAAGLMGTKTVLNEFLAYLQLANLSPGLLSPRSTIIMTYAMCGFANLGSLGILIGGLTAIAPSRKEEIVEMGMKSIIGGTLATCMTGTIVGILY; this is encoded by the coding sequence ATGATTCAAAGCATCTTCGGTTTATTCGGATTAATGGTTATAGCTTGGGCGGTCAGTGAAAATAAACGTCATATCCGTTTTAAAAGCGTAGCCATAGGACTGCTTCTTCAAATTGCCGTTGCTACTATGATGCTGAAAATTCCGGCATTTAGTAATGCTATGATGTCTTTGAATCACGCTGTTGAAGCATTGCAACAAGCTACCGAAGCCGGAACAAGTTTTCTTTTCGGATACCTCGGAGGCGGCCCGCTTCCTTTTTCTGAAATTTCACCCGGAGCAAGTTGGACTTTAGCCTTCAGGGCATTGCCTCTCATTTTGGTCGTAAGCTCCTTATCCGCACTTCTTTTTTACTGGCGTATCATTCCAATCATTGTCAAAGCATTCTGCTTTATTCTGCAAAAAACAATGAACATCGGCGGCGCGTTAGGGCTTGGTGTGGCAGCAAACATTTTTGTAGGCATGGTAGAAGCTCCAATAATAATCGGCCCCTATGTCAAATCAATGAGCCGCAGTGAACTTATGACCCTTATGGTAAGCGGCATGGCAACTATTTCAGGCACAGTCCTAGTGCTTTATGCCTCAATTCTGAATCCTGTACTCCCAGGTGCCATCGGACATATTCTTACAGCATCAATTATCAGCGCCCCGGCCGCGATTCTCATCGCCCAGCTGATGGTCCCTGAAACAACAGACACCCTTGCCGGAAACGGAGTTAATATCACCAGTTCAGCCTCAAGCTCAATGGACGCAATTACCAAAGGAGCTTCTGACGGGGTCAAACTTCTTATCACTGTAGTCGCTCTGCTTCTTGTCCTCATAGCTCTTGTCTCACTTGCAAATCAAATTTTAAATTTTTTCCCCAATATATATGGCGAACCACTTACACTTCAACGCATACTCAGTTTTATAATGTGGCCTATTGTCTGGCTCATGGGAATCCCAGCTTCCGAAGCTTCAACCGCAGCCGGGCTGATGGGCACCAAGACAGTTCTAAATGAATTTCTGGCCTACCTACAGCTTGCAAACCTTTCTCCGGGCTTGCTCTCACCAAGGTCCACAATAATCATGACTTATGCTATGTGTGGATTTGCTAACTTAGGAAGTCTTGGTATTTTGATAGGAGGGCTTACAGCAATAGCGCCTTCACGCAAAGAGGAGATTGTAGAAATGGGAATGAAATCAATTATCGGCGGAACATTGGCAACTTGCATGACGGGTACAATAGTCGGAATTCTTTATTAA
- a CDS encoding chemotaxis protein CheX, producing MKVELAKPFIKAAVDVLSMMAMITPKPGKPYVKKGKTAVGDVTGLVGITGDMNGTISITFTKNCAVTIVKNMLGDDIQDILQDVQDAVGEITNMISGQARAGLVEQGLTFSGSTPSVIMGDNHSISHMASTPIMAIPFTCEAGEFTIEFSFE from the coding sequence ATGAAAGTTGAATTAGCAAAACCGTTTATCAAAGCCGCTGTAGATGTTTTATCTATGATGGCTATGATTACTCCGAAACCCGGTAAGCCTTATGTGAAAAAAGGGAAAACCGCAGTTGGTGATGTTACTGGGTTAGTCGGTATCACTGGTGATATGAATGGAACAATTTCAATCACATTTACAAAAAATTGTGCTGTTACAATTGTCAAGAACATGCTTGGCGATGATATTCAGGATATTTTGCAGGATGTTCAGGATGCTGTCGGTGAAATCACTAATATGATTTCAGGACAGGCCAGAGCCGGACTTGTCGAGCAGGGGCTGACTTTTTCCGGTTCCACTCCGTCTGTAATTATGGGGGATAATCACTCTATTTCACATATGGCCTCTACCCCCATAATGGCCATTCCTTTTACCTGCGAGGCCGGAGAGTTTACTATCGAATTCAGTTTCGAGTAA
- a CDS encoding HEAT repeat domain-containing protein, which yields MSSLIGFREQSFLDKISILNEVSMGKDIADLDPLLDLFQNPLGDTSVDYMVVSALNGVLSSDESSAVKLLESENDKLKVLCIRSCGEFKFKTAVPVLSVLAEQTDDTDLLFELLTSLSKIGGEPALDIFRANITNEDDLVASMSIEVAGELKDEKSVEALITIVKCNNEDANYEVCDLTTWKAVEALTSIGCESSLNFIVENLHHRNPTVRRVVTDCLTELGAKTVPYLRKVITPGADKDDMILAANVLGFIGDKSGLEILMDALDKEYSTDSSVKYAIYEAIGNIGTMKGVISLIDGLDNDDELITLAVINGLDHLVNPGVIKKMIEMISKGGSKAGKIIRAVVTAKALNIFEGLYNEGKIGRFMMNAVVTSKDPEVHEAFRGKLVEIGGEVADADIARLPETVEAGSKKALAVDDSKSMLALYRSILTNIGFEPSIAENGQEAYSFAEQGDEFDIVITDMNMPVMDGMELVSKLRMTDGFETIPIIMVTTESEVSQLELAKKTGVTDFITKPFTPDQLKAKIEEYVS from the coding sequence ATGTCTAGTCTGATCGGGTTTAGAGAACAATCATTTTTGGACAAAATCAGTATTCTGAATGAAGTTTCAATGGGGAAGGACATTGCTGATCTCGATCCGCTTCTTGATTTATTCCAGAATCCTCTTGGAGATACTTCTGTAGATTATATGGTTGTGAGTGCGTTAAACGGAGTGCTTTCTTCTGATGAAAGCAGCGCTGTTAAATTATTGGAAAGTGAAAATGACAAACTTAAGGTCCTTTGCATAAGGTCATGCGGAGAGTTTAAGTTTAAAACAGCGGTTCCGGTTCTTTCTGTTTTAGCTGAGCAGACAGATGATACAGATCTGCTTTTTGAGTTGTTGACCTCTCTTTCAAAGATAGGTGGGGAGCCCGCTCTCGATATTTTCCGTGCTAATATCACGAATGAAGATGATCTGGTTGCCTCAATGTCTATTGAAGTGGCCGGTGAGCTGAAAGATGAAAAGTCCGTCGAGGCTCTGATCACCATCGTTAAATGCAATAATGAAGATGCCAATTATGAAGTTTGCGATTTAACCACATGGAAAGCTGTTGAAGCTTTAACTTCTATCGGCTGTGAGTCTTCTCTGAATTTTATTGTGGAGAATTTACATCACAGAAATCCTACTGTCCGCAGGGTTGTAACAGACTGTCTGACAGAACTTGGCGCTAAAACAGTTCCTTACCTTCGGAAAGTAATTACTCCGGGGGCAGATAAGGATGATATGATTCTTGCGGCAAACGTCCTTGGTTTTATCGGTGACAAGAGCGGTCTTGAAATTCTTATGGATGCTCTTGATAAAGAATATTCTACAGACTCCAGTGTAAAATATGCCATATATGAAGCCATTGGTAACATCGGAACAATGAAGGGTGTTATCAGTCTTATTGATGGGCTTGATAATGATGATGAGCTGATAACTCTTGCGGTTATTAACGGTCTTGATCATCTGGTTAATCCCGGTGTTATCAAAAAGATGATTGAAATGATCAGCAAGGGCGGAAGTAAGGCCGGGAAAATTATCAGAGCAGTTGTAACAGCGAAGGCTTTGAATATTTTTGAAGGGCTTTATAATGAAGGAAAAATCGGTCGTTTTATGATGAACGCCGTTGTAACCTCTAAAGATCCTGAAGTTCATGAAGCCTTTCGCGGTAAGCTTGTTGAGATAGGCGGAGAAGTTGCAGACGCAGATATAGCAAGACTTCCTGAGACTGTTGAAGCCGGAAGTAAAAAAGCTCTCGCCGTTGATGATTCTAAATCAATGCTCGCTCTTTATCGTAGCATCCTTACAAATATCGGTTTTGAACCTTCAATTGCTGAGAACGGGCAGGAAGCATATTCTTTTGCTGAGCAGGGTGATGAGTTTGATATTGTTATTACAGACATGAACATGCCTGTAATGGATGGAATGGAGCTTGTTTCAAAGCTTAGAATGACTGATGGATTTGAAACAATCCCGATAATTATGGTTACGACAGAATCAGAGGTTTCTCAGCTTGAATTGGCGAAAAAGACCGGTGTTACCGATTTTATTACCAAGCCTTTTACTCCTGATCAGCTCAAAGCTAAAATCGAGGAATACGTTTCTTAG
- a CDS encoding esterase/lipase family protein — MTKIFLTILLIILMIPLPLIIVMTIANRKELMQRGTRQAVYDLLTSVATTAISMLTATLTRPFDFLCRDIHPEKEGNPLPVLMTHGLYHNKTAWFLMKPKLRKAGYSNLNTWSYNSFTTSYPELVLELRRRILKLYAENNNQKIVLIGHSLGGLIIKGAVSDPAVAESVAKIITLGTPFRGSLLAKIAPGRLGRSLHPESSLFQTIHTTPPLNSIQKTAIFSPIDEMVLPWKNLLPSETDWKTLPCPAMGHVAMLYSPKITNMILRIMQQ, encoded by the coding sequence ATGACAAAAATATTTCTGACAATTCTACTTATCATCCTGATGATCCCTCTTCCTCTGATCATCGTCATGACTATCGCAAACCGCAAAGAACTTATGCAACGTGGAACCAGACAAGCTGTATACGACCTGCTTACATCTGTAGCAACCACAGCAATAAGCATGCTTACGGCAACCCTGACTCGCCCGTTTGACTTTCTCTGCCGGGATATACATCCAGAAAAAGAAGGTAATCCTCTACCTGTTCTTATGACTCACGGCCTTTATCATAATAAAACAGCGTGGTTTCTCATGAAGCCGAAACTGCGTAAAGCCGGCTACAGCAACCTTAATACATGGTCATACAACAGCTTCACGACTTCGTATCCCGAACTTGTTCTTGAACTGCGAAGGCGTATCCTTAAACTTTATGCGGAAAACAATAATCAGAAAATTGTGCTTATAGGCCATAGTCTTGGAGGATTAATTATTAAAGGAGCCGTATCCGATCCAGCTGTTGCGGAATCAGTTGCTAAAATTATCACCCTCGGAACCCCTTTTCGCGGCAGCCTGTTGGCAAAAATCGCTCCGGGAAGATTAGGACGCAGCCTGCATCCAGAGAGTTCACTTTTTCAAACAATTCATACAACCCCACCACTCAATTCCATTCAGAAAACGGCAATATTTTCGCCTATAGATGAAATGGTTCTACCGTGGAAAAACCTACTGCCTAGCGAAACAGACTGGAAAACATTACCCTGTCCGGCAATGGGCCATGTTGCTATGCTCTACAGCCCAAAAATCACAAATATGATCCTCCGGATTATGCAGCAATAA
- a CDS encoding DUF1786 domain-containing protein — protein sequence MNRKILSLDIGSGTQDVLYYIEGVEVENCFKFVLPSPARVVAELIKKQTNKGCDIYLTGKNMGGGFGRAVNAHIKAGYKVFAHPRAALALGDDLNRLEKNGIVLSTCLPSGCVPVHLEDFNSGWWNCFLSAAGLEQPDLVVASVQDHGFHPGKSNRMGRFNLWKRFLLDNKGKPEELLFETVPEEFTRLSELQKSIGGGQVCDTGAAAVLGAFFVDEIVERSFREGICLINVGNSHTVSFLLFEGRVHGVYEHHTGNMTPEKLWSDSQLFRKGELSFESVFDDYGHGCATLDLSEKACGFIPTYVMGPRRAMLKGYPVEFPSPGGDMMLAGCFGLIKGLELKGTV from the coding sequence ATGAATCGTAAAATATTAAGCCTTGATATCGGTAGCGGTACTCAGGATGTTCTCTATTATATTGAAGGTGTTGAAGTTGAAAATTGTTTTAAGTTTGTGTTGCCCTCTCCGGCCCGTGTTGTTGCAGAGCTGATTAAGAAACAGACAAATAAAGGATGTGATATTTATCTTACCGGTAAAAATATGGGTGGCGGCTTCGGTAGAGCTGTGAATGCGCATATTAAAGCCGGGTATAAAGTTTTTGCGCATCCGCGAGCTGCTCTTGCTTTGGGAGACGATTTGAATCGTTTGGAAAAAAATGGAATTGTGTTAAGTACATGCTTACCCTCTGGGTGTGTTCCTGTTCATCTTGAGGATTTCAATTCCGGTTGGTGGAATTGTTTTCTTTCCGCAGCTGGCCTTGAGCAGCCGGATCTGGTTGTAGCTTCTGTGCAGGATCATGGTTTTCATCCGGGAAAAAGTAATAGAATGGGCCGGTTCAATTTATGGAAGCGCTTTTTGCTGGATAACAAGGGAAAACCGGAAGAACTCCTTTTTGAAACTGTTCCAGAAGAATTCACAAGGCTTTCTGAATTGCAAAAAAGTATTGGTGGCGGGCAGGTCTGCGACACCGGAGCTGCTGCTGTTCTGGGCGCGTTTTTTGTTGATGAGATAGTTGAGCGTAGCTTTAGAGAAGGGATTTGTCTGATTAACGTCGGGAATAGTCATACGGTTTCTTTTTTGCTTTTCGAAGGGAGAGTTCATGGTGTCTACGAGCATCACACTGGAAATATGACTCCCGAGAAACTATGGTCAGATTCACAGCTGTTCAGAAAAGGTGAACTTAGCTTCGAAAGTGTTTTTGATGATTATGGGCATGGCTGTGCTACTCTTGATCTGTCTGAAAAAGCTTGCGGGTTTATTCCTACCTATGTGATGGGGCCGCGCCGGGCCATGCTTAAAGGTTATCCTGTTGAATTTCCGTCCCCGGGTGGTGATATGATGCTTGCAGGTTGTTTCGGACTTATAAAGGGACTTGAATTAAAAGGAACTGTTTAA
- a CDS encoding PAS domain-containing hybrid sensor histidine kinase/response regulator gives MLRSLLLALSMLLLSCTPSLAEGWLSNALRDLGSGNLDRILILGAGIVISVLLLFIVFLYLNIVKRRMVELELQRERDLMGSIMETSPMGVIVMDQEGVIVFANDQAARVHGLSRENMIRRKYNDPGWKITAHDGSVFPEERLAFSRVMKIRNAVLDIRHAIHWDDGRRVLLSINASPLFGADGDIQKVVSTVEDITTRKKVEEALKESAYRFRSLVKTAESVIILLSPDRKILEFNRMAEDLFGRTRHEVLGRDFFELFLPERLWGETSRQYATVLSGTPLRLFESNVRIRGGKELTMQWSLSRLLDTTGDSLGVLAVGQDVTERKRFEAELCEARDAAEEANRAKSEFLANMSHEIRTPISAIIGMSEMTLSTGLDDEQQGYLVTVKKAAESLLSIINDILDISKIEARKMELRPEDFDLPDMLEKQMSVLRVQAEEKGIELRTSVSNTVDRCYLGDSLRLGQIIMNLAGNSVKFTDKGYVEISVKRVGEWEEGEILEFTVKDTGIGISEDKAEKLFESFVQLNAGYSKRHPGSGLGLAISRQLVEMMGGSISFSSKVGWGCEFTFTVKLQSSSGPCLKDVVEVVDEEEFGSSIPAHILLAEDNATNQIYISHFLSERGFEIETAENGIEVLDLLENSGPFDVILMDVQMPEMDGLQATKMIRDAGNDIPIIALTAYAMEGDREKFLESGMDAYASKPVNIDELVQIINKFLPAKN, from the coding sequence ATGTTGCGCTCCTTACTTCTTGCATTGTCCATGCTGTTGCTTAGCTGCACCCCTTCCTTGGCGGAGGGGTGGCTTTCGAACGCCCTCAGAGATCTTGGCTCCGGTAATCTGGATAGAATACTTATTCTCGGAGCGGGGATTGTTATTTCAGTGCTTTTGCTTTTTATCGTGTTTTTATATCTGAACATTGTAAAAAGAAGGATGGTTGAGCTGGAATTACAGCGCGAACGCGATCTCATGGGCAGCATAATGGAAACTAGCCCCATGGGGGTCATTGTCATGGATCAGGAGGGTGTTATTGTTTTCGCGAATGATCAGGCTGCAAGAGTTCACGGGCTCTCCCGGGAGAATATGATCAGGCGGAAGTACAATGATCCGGGCTGGAAAATTACTGCTCATGACGGTTCCGTTTTTCCCGAAGAACGGCTTGCTTTCAGCCGGGTAATGAAGATTCGAAATGCTGTTTTAGATATACGTCACGCAATTCACTGGGATGATGGTCGCCGGGTTTTACTTTCAATCAATGCTTCGCCTCTTTTCGGTGCTGATGGTGATATTCAGAAAGTTGTTTCTACTGTTGAAGATATTACAACCAGAAAAAAGGTCGAAGAAGCTTTGAAGGAGAGTGCTTACAGGTTCAGATCGTTGGTTAAAACGGCTGAAAGTGTGATAATCCTCCTTTCTCCCGACAGAAAAATTTTAGAATTCAACCGTATGGCTGAAGATCTTTTTGGGCGGACCCGGCACGAAGTTTTAGGGCGCGATTTCTTTGAACTTTTCCTTCCCGAAAGATTGTGGGGAGAAACTTCCCGTCAGTACGCAACTGTTCTTTCCGGTACTCCTTTGCGATTATTTGAAAGCAATGTGCGTATTCGCGGCGGTAAAGAGCTTACTATGCAATGGTCTTTGTCTAGATTGCTCGATACTACGGGGGATTCTCTCGGTGTGCTTGCTGTCGGTCAGGATGTTACAGAACGTAAGCGGTTTGAAGCTGAACTCTGCGAAGCTCGTGATGCCGCGGAAGAGGCGAACCGGGCAAAGAGTGAATTTCTTGCCAATATGAGTCACGAAATCAGAACTCCCATCAGTGCGATTATCGGAATGAGTGAAATGACACTCAGTACCGGTTTGGATGACGAACAGCAGGGATATCTGGTTACAGTAAAAAAAGCGGCCGAATCTTTACTGAGTATTATCAATGATATTTTAGATATTTCTAAGATTGAAGCCCGTAAGATGGAGCTGAGGCCCGAAGATTTTGATTTGCCTGACATGCTTGAAAAACAAATGTCTGTCTTGCGAGTTCAGGCGGAAGAAAAAGGAATTGAACTTCGTACTAGCGTAAGTAATACCGTGGATAGGTGTTATCTCGGTGATAGTCTTCGTCTGGGGCAGATTATAATGAACCTTGCAGGTAACTCGGTTAAGTTTACTGATAAGGGTTACGTAGAGATCTCCGTTAAGCGTGTCGGCGAGTGGGAAGAAGGGGAGATTCTTGAATTTACAGTAAAGGATACTGGAATAGGTATATCGGAAGACAAGGCTGAAAAACTTTTTGAAAGTTTTGTACAGCTGAATGCAGGTTATTCCAAACGACATCCCGGTAGTGGATTGGGACTTGCCATTTCACGGCAGCTTGTCGAAATGATGGGTGGCAGTATTTCTTTTTCCAGTAAGGTTGGCTGGGGATGTGAGTTCACTTTTACTGTGAAGCTTCAATCAAGTTCCGGGCCATGTTTGAAAGATGTTGTCGAGGTTGTGGATGAGGAAGAGTTTGGTAGTTCTATACCTGCTCATATCCTTTTGGCTGAAGACAATGCGACTAATCAGATATATATTTCTCATTTTCTTTCTGAGCGCGGATTTGAAATTGAAACAGCAGAAAACGGTATTGAAGTCTTGGATCTATTGGAAAACAGTGGGCCGTTTGATGTTATTTTAATGGATGTTCAAATGCCTGAGATGGACGGTTTACAGGCGACTAAAATGATAAGGGATGCCGGTAACGACATCCCTATAATTGCTTTGACAGCTTATGCTATGGAAGGGGATCGTGAAAAATTTCTGGAGAGCGGCATGGATGCTTATGCTTCCAAACCCGTCAATATAGATGAGCTGGTCCAGATCATAAACAAATTTTTACCCGCTAAGAACTAA